The following coding sequences are from one Bifidobacterium sp. window:
- a CDS encoding FAD-dependent oxidoreductase codes for MSEVQKVIVVGSSHGGYEAVQQILLDAPNTEIQWYEKGSFLSFLSCGMQLYLEGVVKDVNAVRYATPEGESAKGVHVFVQQEITAINAEAHTVHVLDHDSGEERDETYDKLILSPGAVPAEIPVAGRELKNIYAMRGRDWAIKLKAATVNPDITNVVVIGAGYIGIEAAEVFAKAGKHVTVIDLADRILPLYLDPEFTQPLTQTLSEHGLTIATGQSVQRFEGQDGAISKVVTDKASYDADLVIESAGVRANTAWLKDVVNIDNHGLIEVDDYQATSAPDIYAVGDATLVKFAPTDGYAHIALATNSRRQGRIAARNALGEHIAFPAVSGSSALSVYDYKFASTGIKESTAASYGIDSQSVLVKDSYRPPFVPDEAGNAEVLFKLTFSPSDGRILGAQIMSTQDTTANINAMSLAIQQHVTVDQLAYADFFFQPGFDRPWNIMNVAAQQASREIASTKH; via the coding sequence ATGAGTGAAGTGCAGAAAGTGATCGTTGTCGGTTCATCACATGGCGGTTATGAGGCGGTGCAGCAGATACTGCTTGATGCGCCAAATACCGAGATTCAATGGTATGAGAAGGGCAGTTTTCTTTCCTTCCTATCCTGCGGTATGCAGCTGTATTTGGAAGGCGTAGTTAAAGATGTGAATGCTGTCCGCTATGCAACTCCTGAAGGTGAGAGCGCCAAAGGTGTGCATGTTTTTGTGCAGCAGGAAATCACTGCGATTAATGCCGAAGCTCATACGGTTCATGTCCTCGATCATGACAGTGGTGAAGAGCGTGATGAAACTTACGACAAACTTATTTTGAGTCCTGGAGCGGTTCCTGCAGAAATTCCGGTCGCAGGTCGTGAACTTAAGAATATTTATGCAATGCGCGGTCGCGACTGGGCGATTAAGCTCAAGGCCGCTACAGTTAACCCAGATATCACCAATGTAGTAGTCATTGGTGCTGGCTATATAGGTATAGAGGCGGCTGAGGTGTTTGCCAAAGCAGGTAAACATGTTACGGTCATCGATCTTGCAGACCGTATACTTCCTTTGTATTTGGATCCCGAATTCACACAACCGTTGACCCAAACTCTCAGCGAACACGGTTTAACTATTGCTACCGGTCAATCAGTCCAGCGCTTCGAAGGACAAGATGGAGCAATCTCCAAAGTCGTAACTGATAAGGCTTCCTACGATGCTGATTTGGTTATTGAGTCTGCCGGAGTGCGAGCAAATACGGCTTGGTTGAAAGATGTGGTGAATATTGATAATCATGGATTGATTGAAGTCGATGATTATCAGGCAACTAGTGCGCCAGATATCTATGCGGTGGGAGACGCAACGTTGGTTAAATTTGCGCCTACGGACGGTTATGCTCATATCGCCCTAGCCACCAATTCCCGCCGCCAAGGCAGAATTGCTGCTCGTAATGCACTGGGTGAACACATAGCTTTCCCTGCAGTTTCGGGTTCTTCTGCGCTTTCAGTGTATGACTACAAATTCGCATCCACTGGAATTAAGGAGAGCACCGCAGCATCTTACGGTATCGACAGTCAATCCGTGTTGGTGAAAGACTCATACCGACCACCATTCGTACCTGATGAGGCAGGGAATGCGGAAGTTCTATTCAAGCTGACTTTTTCGCCTTCAGATGGAAGAATTCTTGGTGCCCAAATTATGTCAACTCAGGACACTACAGCGAATATCAATGCTATGTCATTGGCAATCCAACAGCATGTCACTGTGGACCAATTAGCCTATGCTGACTTCTTCTTCCAGCCAGGTTTTGATCGTCCATGGAACATCATGAATGTTGCTGCTCAGCAGGCTTCACGAGAGATTGCATCAACAAAGCACTGA
- a CDS encoding Fur family transcriptional regulator, producing the protein MISGTQISWRERLHASHVRVTSQRLAVLAALDGHPHSTANELAEKVDATDSGALTVQGAYVMLQQLEASGFVRRVSLPDSSSVRWETRVGDNHHHVQCVMCGRIEDVDCVIGKAPCLTPSDTHGMQILEAQIVFRGLCAQCAKSVDEEPSVQ; encoded by the coding sequence ATGATTTCTGGTACTCAAATCAGTTGGAGAGAACGCTTACATGCTTCACATGTTCGTGTCACCTCACAGCGTCTTGCGGTGCTTGCTGCTCTTGACGGGCATCCGCACAGCACTGCAAACGAACTCGCTGAGAAGGTGGATGCAACAGATTCTGGTGCGCTGACGGTGCAGGGTGCATATGTGATGCTTCAGCAACTCGAAGCATCGGGCTTCGTGCGCAGAGTGAGCTTGCCGGATTCATCAAGTGTTCGATGGGAAACCCGAGTGGGTGATAATCACCACCATGTGCAATGCGTGATGTGTGGTCGTATCGAAGATGTGGACTGCGTGATTGGCAAGGCACCATGTTTAACGCCATCCGATACCCACGGTATGCAGATTTTGGAGGCGCAGATTGTGTTTCGTGGATTGTGCGCTCAGTGTGCCAAGAGTGTAGATGAAGAGCCCTCTGTGCAGTGA
- a CDS encoding histidine-type phosphatase: MRTKRLLTSTCAATLIVTCMAASFSGTASAAESGHYYSSKQPYVAPTNTTYSSAPTGYTPLYTESVARHGSRGLSSYKYDALLLNMAKTASAEGGFVNSSVETSFISNVNAVIAANVDNGYGMLTGQGADQHYGIGERAYQRNSTLFAEAAKDGGNIAYQSSGEARATESGENFAKGFNAASHNSLASNTVSPASPAGSGAASIFDKTPNTVYFHKVENPDGSEKTGTAAQIAQQYSDFVDSNSTIANAEDFIENLPQSQSSANDLLSGIFTKDFIDKIGTDSKHKWYNTTDGKKHDQSDTAYVNCAANADTTSDTNACDEMSKSIKTSVDAAMDLYNLYIIAADMSNENNSAHSFDFNSYFAGHEDDAAWFAYILDSEDFYEKGPSYTGQSSTYSIAQPLLDDFFSSIDKRAQGDSTVATFRFAHAETIMPFAALLKLPGSTTQAPAVENPQSGNDVFNYANNDWRGESVTPMAANVQWDVYSKSGTDPDTSKAYTPIVRMLYNEQEIQFNASCTPIAASSTWYKESELKRCLSGIATTESPIISVTDNSTDNNAGNSNNNSNTSTGTNDSSNNNHTSSSESTKQNKGAQPNHTQAANKTGNTKSLASTGSDIIGALLLASGAALLGGCTILAIRRSHQHLL; this comes from the coding sequence ATGCGCACCAAACGTCTCTTAACTAGCACTTGTGCTGCCACACTGATCGTGACTTGTATGGCTGCAAGTTTTAGTGGCACAGCCAGCGCTGCCGAGTCGGGCCATTATTACAGCAGTAAGCAACCCTATGTTGCTCCCACCAACACCACATATTCCAGTGCCCCAACTGGCTACACCCCGCTGTACACAGAGTCAGTCGCACGGCATGGGTCTCGCGGCTTGTCCAGCTATAAATACGATGCATTACTATTAAACATGGCCAAAACTGCATCTGCAGAAGGTGGTTTCGTCAACAGCAGTGTAGAAACTTCGTTTATAAGCAACGTGAACGCCGTAATCGCCGCAAACGTTGACAACGGTTACGGCATGCTCACCGGCCAAGGAGCTGATCAGCATTATGGAATCGGCGAGCGCGCCTATCAACGCAACTCAACACTGTTCGCAGAAGCAGCCAAGGACGGCGGTAATATCGCTTATCAGTCGTCGGGTGAAGCAAGGGCAACAGAATCCGGCGAAAACTTTGCCAAAGGATTTAACGCTGCCTCACACAACAGCCTTGCATCAAACACGGTTTCGCCGGCATCCCCCGCTGGTTCAGGTGCTGCGTCCATCTTTGATAAAACACCTAATACCGTGTATTTCCATAAGGTTGAGAATCCTGACGGCAGCGAGAAAACAGGCACAGCAGCCCAAATTGCCCAGCAATACAGCGATTTCGTAGACAGTAACAGCACCATCGCCAACGCAGAAGACTTTATCGAAAATCTACCTCAATCACAGTCCTCAGCGAATGATCTGCTTTCAGGCATTTTTACCAAGGATTTTATCGACAAGATTGGTACCGACAGCAAGCACAAATGGTACAACACCACAGATGGAAAGAAACACGATCAGAGCGATACGGCATATGTAAACTGCGCCGCAAATGCCGACACTACCAGTGACACAAATGCGTGTGACGAGATGAGCAAATCCATCAAAACATCAGTAGATGCCGCTATGGATTTATACAATCTCTATATCATTGCCGCCGACATGAGTAACGAAAATAACAGCGCCCACTCATTCGATTTCAACAGCTACTTCGCCGGACACGAAGATGATGCCGCTTGGTTTGCTTATATTCTTGATTCAGAAGATTTTTATGAAAAAGGACCGAGCTACACAGGTCAAAGCTCGACATATTCCATTGCCCAACCATTGTTGGATGATTTCTTCTCCTCAATCGACAAACGTGCTCAGGGGGACTCAACCGTTGCAACATTCCGCTTCGCACATGCAGAGACCATCATGCCCTTCGCAGCTCTACTGAAGCTACCCGGTTCCACAACTCAAGCACCAGCAGTCGAAAACCCTCAAAGCGGGAATGACGTATTCAATTATGCGAATAATGATTGGCGAGGTGAAAGTGTGACACCAATGGCCGCCAATGTGCAATGGGATGTATATAGCAAGAGTGGTACCGATCCTGATACATCGAAGGCATACACACCAATCGTGCGCATGCTCTACAACGAGCAAGAAATCCAATTCAACGCTTCGTGCACACCTATCGCAGCTTCTTCAACTTGGTATAAAGAGAGCGAGCTCAAACGTTGCCTTTCAGGAATCGCCACAACCGAATCTCCAATCATTTCCGTGACTGACAACAGCACTGACAACAATGCTGGCAACTCGAACAACAACAGCAATACATCCACCGGAACTAACGACAGTTCCAACAACAACCACACGTCATCATCTGAAAGCACGAAGCAGAACAAAGGTGCTCAGCCCAATCACACACAGGCTGCAAATAAAACAGGAAACACCAAATCTCTGGCTTCAACAGGTTCTGACATCATAGGAGCACTACTGCTGGCATCCGGAGCTGCTCTGCTAGGCGGATGCACAATCCTCGCTATCAGACGCTCTCACCAACATCTGCTCTAA